From Polynucleobacter sp. MWH-Braz-FAM2G, a single genomic window includes:
- the mfd gene encoding transcription-repair coupling factor: protein MSDALNLVPPIPAPRAGQRFTFSGLVGSADSALIAQTALRYRSDYSVMVIFCAQAQEAQRLLEEIPAFAPQLKVRLLPDWEILPYDHFSPHQDLVSERLATLYELLNGSCDIVLVPITTALQRLGPPNFLSGHTFFFRQGDKLNEAALKLQLQQAGYDPVSAVMRPGEYSIRGGLIDLFPMGSSLPYRLDLFGDEIEQIRAFDPDTQRSLYPVKEVRLLPGHEFPFDDASRTAFRGRWREVFEGDPTRCSIYKDANLGIPSAGIESYLPLFFEEQSNVFDYFPRSGDPVWLVSTGAIEETIRGFWKDTLSRYEFLKHDLDRPILDPKELFLDVDEFFSISKPYARISLEKETTEEPLFLSVPDIAVYRRDTDPLSRLRALVSQEKLRVLICSDSAGRKESIRQLLEESNAVSGQDGKPLYPLKPESFESIAEFVKSDSSFGLVTAPLFNGFLWPAENLLIITEAELFTSTARQRRKGKGSESADPDMLFKDLSELKIGDPVVHAEHGIGRYQGLVILNLAPPKEAPIFEEFLHLQYAGQATLYVPVQQLQMVTRYAGSDPDSAPLHQLGSGQWDKAKRKAAQQIRDTAAELLGLYAARAIRKGHAFEFSAHDYAAFAESFGFEETPDQANAIAAVIGDMTSGTPMDRLVCGDVGFGKTEVALRASFVAVMGGKQVAILAPTTLLAEQHVATWKDRFADWPVRIVELSRFKTGKEINAALEAIAKGEADIIIGTHKLLSKETQFANLGLVIVDEEHRFGVRQKDALKALRAEVDILTLTATPIPRTLGMAMEGLREFSIIATAPQKRLAIKTFVRREGDGVIREAVLREIKRGGQVYFLHNEVETIENRKHALQELIPEARISVAHGQMHERELESVMREFVTQRTNILLCTTIIETGIDVPTANTIIMHRADKFGLAQLHQLRGRVGRSHHQAYAYLLVPDPEALSKQAQLRLNAIQAMEELGSGFYLAMHDLEIRGAGEVLGDKQSGEIHEIGFQLYTEMLNRAVKSLRSGKEPDLLSPLQATTDVNLGVPALLPEDYCPDVHERLSLYKRFAGTNDFSELMGLREELVDRFGNLPDQAKSFYETHRLRLEMSGFGIKKIDATPAAIQIQFIPNPPIDPMKIIQLIQSSKFIQLNGQDKLKVLPQKDREFEKLEQRLDAIRQVLRRLNESAVLNSVKAS from the coding sequence TGGTGATCTTTTGCGCACAAGCGCAAGAGGCCCAACGCCTCCTTGAAGAAATTCCTGCATTTGCTCCGCAACTTAAAGTGCGTCTTTTACCTGACTGGGAGATCCTTCCCTATGACCACTTCTCTCCTCACCAAGATTTGGTCTCTGAACGTTTAGCAACTCTTTATGAATTACTAAATGGAAGTTGCGACATTGTTCTAGTACCAATCACAACCGCTCTACAGCGCTTAGGTCCACCAAATTTCTTATCAGGGCATACCTTTTTCTTCCGACAAGGGGATAAGCTCAATGAGGCAGCGCTCAAACTACAACTCCAACAGGCTGGTTACGATCCAGTAAGTGCAGTAATGCGCCCAGGTGAATACAGTATTCGCGGTGGACTGATCGATCTATTTCCAATGGGATCTAGCCTTCCCTATCGCCTAGATTTATTTGGCGACGAAATTGAGCAAATCAGGGCTTTTGATCCTGATACCCAACGTAGCCTCTACCCCGTCAAAGAAGTTCGACTTCTTCCTGGTCATGAGTTCCCCTTTGATGATGCATCCAGAACAGCCTTCAGGGGTCGATGGCGCGAAGTGTTTGAAGGCGATCCCACTCGTTGCTCGATTTACAAAGACGCAAATCTAGGCATTCCTAGTGCAGGCATTGAATCTTATTTGCCGCTTTTTTTTGAAGAGCAATCCAATGTCTTTGACTACTTTCCCCGATCTGGAGATCCAGTATGGCTTGTAAGTACAGGCGCTATAGAAGAAACCATTCGAGGCTTTTGGAAAGACACCCTCTCTCGTTATGAGTTTCTCAAGCACGATCTTGATCGACCGATTCTTGATCCCAAAGAATTATTTTTGGATGTTGATGAATTCTTCTCTATCTCCAAACCATATGCCCGTATATCGCTCGAAAAGGAAACTACTGAAGAGCCTCTGTTTTTGTCGGTTCCAGATATTGCCGTTTATCGCCGCGATACTGACCCGCTGTCTCGTTTAAGAGCATTAGTTTCCCAAGAAAAGCTCAGGGTTCTTATTTGCAGTGATAGCGCTGGTCGCAAAGAATCCATTCGACAACTATTGGAAGAAAGTAACGCAGTATCTGGTCAAGATGGCAAGCCACTATACCCCTTAAAGCCTGAGAGCTTTGAGAGCATCGCCGAATTTGTAAAAAGCGATTCTTCATTTGGCTTGGTGACAGCCCCACTCTTTAATGGCTTTTTATGGCCTGCAGAGAACTTGCTCATCATTACCGAGGCGGAGCTATTTACATCTACAGCCAGACAAAGACGCAAGGGCAAAGGATCCGAGAGTGCCGATCCGGATATGCTGTTCAAGGACCTATCTGAACTCAAGATTGGTGATCCAGTAGTGCATGCTGAACATGGCATTGGTCGCTATCAAGGCTTAGTCATTTTAAATTTAGCACCCCCCAAAGAAGCGCCAATCTTTGAAGAATTCCTGCACCTGCAATACGCAGGTCAAGCAACCTTGTATGTTCCGGTGCAACAACTACAAATGGTGACGCGTTATGCAGGATCTGATCCTGATTCAGCACCCTTGCATCAACTAGGTTCTGGTCAGTGGGATAAGGCTAAGCGCAAAGCTGCTCAACAAATTCGGGATACGGCTGCAGAGCTCTTAGGACTTTATGCGGCAAGAGCAATTCGGAAAGGTCACGCTTTTGAATTTTCTGCTCATGACTATGCTGCATTTGCTGAGAGCTTTGGATTTGAGGAGACGCCAGATCAAGCCAATGCTATCGCCGCAGTCATTGGTGATATGACTAGTGGCACACCAATGGATCGATTGGTGTGTGGCGATGTGGGTTTTGGTAAGACCGAGGTTGCACTAAGGGCTAGTTTTGTAGCGGTAATGGGCGGTAAACAAGTAGCTATTCTGGCACCAACAACACTACTTGCAGAACAACATGTCGCCACTTGGAAAGACCGATTTGCAGACTGGCCTGTGCGGATTGTCGAGCTATCGCGCTTTAAAACAGGCAAAGAAATTAATGCTGCACTTGAAGCCATTGCTAAAGGTGAAGCAGACATCATTATTGGCACGCATAAATTACTTTCCAAAGAAACGCAATTTGCTAATTTAGGCCTAGTGATCGTGGATGAAGAGCATCGCTTTGGTGTTCGTCAAAAAGATGCGCTTAAAGCACTGCGTGCCGAGGTAGACATTCTGACATTAACAGCTACACCGATACCTAGAACCCTAGGAATGGCGATGGAAGGTTTGCGCGAGTTTTCTATTATCGCCACCGCCCCACAAAAACGTCTAGCAATTAAGACTTTTGTGCGCAGAGAAGGTGATGGCGTTATTCGTGAGGCAGTGTTACGCGAAATTAAACGTGGAGGTCAGGTCTATTTTTTACATAACGAAGTTGAAACGATTGAAAATCGTAAGCATGCATTACAAGAGCTTATTCCAGAGGCCCGTATTAGCGTAGCGCACGGCCAAATGCATGAGCGCGAATTAGAGTCGGTAATGCGTGAGTTTGTTACTCAGCGAACCAATATCCTTTTATGCACCACCATTATTGAAACGGGTATTGATGTGCCTACCGCCAATACCATCATCATGCACCGCGCTGATAAGTTTGGTTTAGCCCAGTTACATCAACTTCGTGGACGTGTTGGCAGATCACATCATCAAGCCTATGCTTATCTATTAGTTCCAGACCCCGAGGCTTTGAGTAAACAAGCGCAATTACGTTTAAACGCCATTCAAGCAATGGAAGAATTGGGTTCTGGATTCTATTTAGCGATGCATGACCTTGAGATCCGCGGTGCTGGTGAAGTTTTAGGTGATAAGCAGTCTGGTGAAATTCATGAGATTGGTTTTCAGCTATATACAGAAATGTTAAATCGCGCAGTCAAATCTTTACGAAGTGGTAAAGAGCCTGATTTACTCTCGCCACTGCAGGCGACAACTGATGTTAACTTAGGGGTTCCTGCTCTACTTCCTGAGGATTATTGTCCCGATGTGCATGAACGCTTATCTTTGTATAAGCGCTTTGCTGGGACAAATGATTTCTCTGAATTAATGGGTTTACGAGAGGAGTTGGTAGACCGCTTTGGCAATCTTCCAGATCAAGCTAAGTCTTTTTATGAAACTCATCGCCTACGATTAGAGATGTCAGGATTTGGAATAAAAAAGATTGATGCCACCCCAGCTGCCATTCAGATTCAATTTATTCCTAATCCACCTATTGACCCCATGAAGATTATCCAATTGATTCAGTCTTCAAAATTTATTCAATTAAATGGTCAAGATAAGCTCAAGGTTCTTCCGCAAAAAGATCGCGAATTTGAGAAGCTGGAACAACGCCTCGATGCCATTCGGCAAGTCCTGCGTCGCTTAAATGAATCCGCCGTCCTTAATAGCGTCAAGGCAAGTTAG